The Erythrobacter aurantius genome includes a window with the following:
- a CDS encoding helix-turn-helix domain-containing protein — protein sequence MKNQRYGIAMAVKEHLHGGNPITRLEALVLFGVSNLTDVISEMRKEGWTIESRPVPFAAAVKRVNEYAVLEPPKNLPVREIQLTEYWMSK from the coding sequence ATGAAGAACCAACGATACGGAATAGCGATGGCCGTGAAGGAGCACCTTCACGGTGGGAACCCGATTACACGCCTAGAAGCGCTTGTCCTTTTCGGTGTTTCGAACCTCACCGATGTCATCAGCGAGATGCGCAAAGAAGGATGGACCATTGAATCGAGGCCTGTCCCGTTCGCTGCCGCCGTGAAGCGCGTGAATGAATACGCGGTCCTCGAACCACCCAAGAACCTGCCGGTGCGTGAGATCCAGCTGACCGAATACTGGATGAGTAAGTGA
- a CDS encoding sigma-54 interaction domain-containing protein: protein MSLNAAQIRPQIFQQPNRKISCGLGEKCYAVSMRTLLAWIGNADLNSSRNDEGLAGPIGGALAVGDYEQVILLANYKDEDVKAYSEWLVRNGVPQPKIEKAKLSSPTNFREIYQLAKRVLDDFAAQYGSTDQLTIHLSPGTPAMAAVWIILARTRTTARLIQSSPEEGVKEPDIPFDIAAEFIPDLFSAHDKRRLEESGEKPPEAASFYDINYRSAEMERRVRDAKKAALRNLPVLIEGETGTGKELFARAIHNSSPRRSATFHVVNCGAIPSELVESEFFGHTKGAFTGALKERKGAFEAANGGTLFLDEIGELPLAAQVKLLRALQEGEITPVGGDKSRKVDVRIIAATNRNLMSEVVEGNFREDLYYRLAIATLDLPPLREREGDIWLLAERLLEQVNRSAREEPGYRQKKFSASAKKLVLEHSWPGNVRELLNTIKRATLFADGDEISGDDMRRAIRNVPSSASPSDIVLNQELYEGFKLDDKIDQVRRHYLERALEKAGENKAKAAKLLGLKNAQNVTYWLEKLNIA, encoded by the coding sequence TTGTCGCTCAATGCAGCGCAAATAAGGCCGCAAATTTTCCAACAACCAAATCGTAAAATTTCTTGTGGTTTAGGAGAAAAATGTTACGCAGTCAGCATGCGCACTCTCTTGGCCTGGATCGGAAACGCAGACCTCAACTCCTCGCGGAACGACGAGGGGCTTGCAGGGCCAATCGGCGGGGCCCTTGCTGTTGGCGACTATGAGCAGGTCATCTTGCTTGCCAACTACAAGGACGAAGACGTCAAAGCCTATTCGGAATGGCTTGTCCGCAATGGCGTGCCTCAGCCAAAGATTGAGAAGGCAAAACTCTCGAGCCCGACGAATTTCCGCGAGATCTACCAGTTAGCAAAGCGCGTGCTGGACGACTTCGCCGCCCAATACGGCAGCACCGACCAATTAACGATCCATCTCAGCCCTGGTACGCCGGCCATGGCAGCAGTCTGGATCATCTTGGCAAGGACCAGGACCACAGCACGCCTGATCCAGTCATCGCCAGAAGAGGGCGTCAAAGAACCTGATATTCCGTTCGACATAGCCGCGGAGTTCATTCCCGATCTTTTCTCTGCGCATGACAAGCGCAGGCTGGAAGAGAGTGGAGAGAAGCCGCCTGAGGCTGCGAGTTTCTATGACATCAACTATCGAAGCGCGGAGATGGAGCGCAGAGTTCGCGATGCTAAGAAGGCGGCATTGCGGAACTTGCCGGTATTGATTGAAGGGGAGACGGGGACAGGTAAAGAGCTCTTCGCACGAGCGATTCATAATAGCAGTCCGCGACGCTCTGCGACCTTCCATGTGGTCAATTGCGGCGCCATCCCTTCAGAACTGGTCGAGTCCGAATTCTTCGGTCACACTAAGGGGGCATTCACTGGGGCGCTTAAGGAGCGCAAAGGCGCATTTGAAGCCGCAAATGGCGGAACGCTCTTTCTCGACGAAATCGGTGAGCTACCCCTTGCGGCGCAGGTCAAGCTCCTGCGAGCATTGCAAGAAGGCGAGATAACGCCTGTTGGCGGGGATAAATCGCGGAAGGTCGATGTGCGCATTATTGCAGCGACCAATCGCAATCTTATGTCGGAAGTTGTCGAAGGGAACTTCCGCGAAGACCTCTATTACAGACTGGCCATTGCGACACTGGACCTTCCGCCCCTCAGAGAGCGCGAGGGAGATATCTGGCTCTTGGCGGAGCGCCTGCTTGAACAAGTCAATCGATCAGCCAGGGAAGAGCCTGGATACAGGCAGAAGAAATTTTCTGCTTCCGCAAAAAAACTTGTCCTAGAGCATTCGTGGCCCGGGAATGTCCGAGAGCTTCTCAATACAATCAAACGGGCGACACTGTTCGCAGATGGCGATGAGATCAGCGGAGATGACATGCGTCGAGCAATTCGGAACGTGCCCAGCAGCGCCAGCCCTTCCGACATCGTTCTGAATCAGGAGCTTTATGAAGGGTTTAAGCTCGACGATAAGATCGACCAAGTGAGGCGCCATTACCTGGAGCGAGCGCTTGAGAAGGCTGGCGAGAATAAGGCCAAGGCTGCCAAGCTGCTCGGCCTTAAGAACGCGCAAAATGTGACGTATTGGCTCGAAAAGCTCAACATTGCATGA
- a CDS encoding DEAD/DEAH box helicase family protein, with product MKSANFEFLRPDWKELADLGGFAEAYAYADPASALVKLRLFAENLTKDLYRDLKLPRPEQANFIDLLEGEPFASIVPRSVVTKLHALRMYGNKAAHGAQSNTRDAVWLIREAFELGSWAYIQANKGQPADLPQFSEVPQTPGGETKGRLKREKRELLERLASQEAQMEKLLQELEDARKATVAAEELSALKSSSAEFEEPEEDLMASYAPAMEPLQPAAFNKFEEMAWVAEKSANLLGFDEATTRQRIIDSLIAAAGWDVANGDASTSEVGKEIEVPSQPTTSGLGYADYVLWDDDGTPLAVIEAKKTAVDPELGRQQAKLYADGLEEAHGQRPIIFYTNGYDIWMWDDAGGYPPRKVYGYYSKDSLQYLVKFQRESRKALNTLEPREDVVNRLYQIEAIKRVSERFTNKHRKALVVQATGTGKTRVAIALTDLLIRAGWVKRVLFLCDRRELRKQAKNAFGDFLGSEPIKIVSGRVDSSAKERIFLATYPAMKKVFQSFDVGFFDLIIADESHRSIYNVYGDIFTYFDSLQIGLTATPVDFVTRSTFDLFQCEGQLPTANYDLEEAVNEGWLTPFEVFEHTTQFMREGISLDTLTAEQIKELEEQGEDPSQYDFAAEQIDSVIYNKDTNREILRNLMENGLRDATGQTPGKSIIFARNHQHAVLLRQLFDEMYPQYGGRFCQVIDNYDPRAEQLIDDFKGNDDGKNDELTIAISVDMLDTGIDIPEILNLVFAKPVKSPVKFWQMIGRGTRLCEDLFGPGQHKTVFRIFDHWGNFERFETGYKPAEPTQSKSLMQLVFEERINLAELALRKSEPAIFETVIELIGQDINDLPEESIAVREKWREKRSLAAPETLNSFAPATVAALRNTIAPLMQWRNIRGHGDASAFDLLMTRMQSALLRNASSIGDLKIEMLDRLGSLQMHLNPVREKAEIIKTVKSDDFWEDLTVEKLEAVRVPLREIMRYRERSTGTPVPPKIIDVTEETTGVQTGRRKVALNAVNMKAYRQVVEGELRKHFDENPTLKKIRRGEPVSDADIEKLVSLVLVQSPGANREILEEFFAATAAPLDFTIRSIIGLDPEAVEGKFAEFARKHPSLKAKQTKFLGLLKNHISRYGSITREKLYEAPFTVVDVDGPDGVFENSQDIDELMEIIDQFAPPGTSDGSEQARTQA from the coding sequence GTGAAATCTGCGAACTTCGAATTTTTGCGCCCAGACTGGAAGGAGCTGGCAGACCTCGGTGGTTTCGCTGAGGCCTATGCCTATGCTGATCCAGCGAGCGCGCTAGTGAAGCTCAGGCTTTTTGCGGAGAATCTCACCAAGGACCTCTATCGAGATCTGAAACTCCCACGGCCCGAGCAAGCCAACTTCATCGACCTACTGGAGGGCGAGCCATTTGCCAGCATCGTGCCCCGGAGCGTGGTTACTAAGCTTCATGCGCTGCGTATGTATGGAAACAAAGCCGCGCACGGCGCGCAGTCCAACACCAGAGATGCGGTCTGGCTTATCAGAGAAGCATTTGAACTCGGCAGCTGGGCTTACATTCAAGCGAACAAGGGTCAACCGGCCGATCTTCCGCAGTTCTCCGAGGTTCCTCAGACGCCTGGCGGCGAGACCAAAGGTCGGCTCAAACGCGAAAAGCGTGAGCTACTCGAAAGGCTGGCCAGCCAAGAAGCGCAGATGGAGAAACTTCTTCAGGAGCTGGAGGATGCCAGGAAGGCAACCGTTGCTGCCGAAGAGTTGAGCGCGCTCAAGAGTTCTTCTGCGGAATTCGAGGAGCCGGAAGAAGATTTGATGGCCTCCTATGCACCGGCAATGGAGCCACTGCAGCCGGCAGCCTTTAACAAATTTGAAGAAATGGCATGGGTCGCCGAGAAGAGTGCGAACCTCCTCGGGTTCGACGAGGCAACCACTCGCCAGCGCATCATCGACAGCCTGATCGCAGCGGCGGGCTGGGATGTCGCTAACGGCGATGCCAGTACGAGTGAAGTGGGCAAAGAGATCGAAGTCCCTTCTCAGCCCACTACAAGCGGCCTTGGATATGCCGACTATGTCCTGTGGGATGACGACGGCACTCCCCTTGCGGTTATCGAAGCGAAGAAAACTGCAGTTGATCCTGAGCTGGGGCGACAGCAGGCCAAACTCTACGCTGACGGGCTTGAGGAGGCGCATGGCCAACGGCCGATCATTTTTTACACCAATGGCTATGATATCTGGATGTGGGACGATGCTGGCGGGTACCCGCCGCGCAAGGTCTACGGATATTATTCGAAGGACAGCCTGCAATATCTGGTCAAGTTCCAACGCGAGAGTCGCAAGGCTCTCAACACCCTTGAGCCGCGCGAAGATGTCGTAAACCGCCTATACCAGATTGAGGCAATCAAGCGCGTCTCAGAACGTTTCACCAACAAGCATCGCAAGGCGCTTGTGGTCCAGGCGACTGGCACCGGCAAAACACGCGTTGCCATTGCCTTGACCGATCTTCTCATTCGCGCCGGGTGGGTCAAACGCGTCCTGTTCCTGTGCGATCGCCGTGAGCTCCGGAAACAGGCGAAGAATGCCTTTGGCGACTTTCTAGGTTCAGAACCCATCAAGATTGTAAGCGGGCGCGTCGATAGCTCGGCCAAAGAGCGCATCTTCTTGGCCACCTATCCTGCGATGAAGAAGGTATTCCAATCCTTCGACGTAGGTTTCTTCGACCTCATCATCGCTGATGAGTCTCATCGAAGCATCTACAATGTCTATGGTGACATCTTCACCTATTTCGACAGCCTCCAGATTGGCCTGACGGCAACGCCTGTCGATTTCGTGACGCGCAGCACCTTCGATCTCTTCCAGTGCGAAGGGCAGCTCCCGACTGCCAATTACGATCTTGAAGAAGCGGTCAACGAGGGATGGCTAACGCCATTCGAAGTCTTTGAGCATACCACGCAATTTATGCGCGAGGGAATTTCGCTCGACACCCTGACGGCAGAGCAAATCAAGGAGCTCGAAGAACAGGGAGAAGACCCTTCACAATATGATTTTGCCGCCGAGCAGATCGACAGCGTCATCTACAACAAGGATACGAACCGCGAGATCCTCCGTAACTTGATGGAAAACGGGCTCCGCGATGCGACCGGACAAACGCCGGGTAAGAGCATTATCTTTGCGCGCAATCACCAGCATGCAGTCCTACTCCGGCAGCTCTTTGACGAAATGTACCCGCAGTATGGTGGCCGGTTCTGTCAGGTCATCGACAACTATGATCCGCGCGCCGAGCAGCTGATCGATGACTTCAAGGGTAATGACGACGGCAAGAACGATGAGCTTACCATCGCGATCTCTGTCGATATGCTCGATACCGGCATCGACATCCCTGAAATCTTGAACCTGGTTTTCGCAAAGCCGGTCAAATCACCTGTGAAATTTTGGCAGATGATCGGCCGCGGCACGCGCCTGTGTGAAGACCTGTTTGGACCAGGCCAACACAAGACCGTATTCCGGATCTTTGACCACTGGGGCAATTTCGAACGGTTTGAGACCGGATACAAGCCGGCCGAACCCACTCAGTCGAAGTCGCTCATGCAGCTTGTCTTTGAGGAACGGATCAATCTCGCTGAGCTCGCGCTGCGCAAGAGTGAGCCCGCCATTTTCGAGACTGTCATTGAACTGATCGGTCAAGACATCAACGATCTGCCTGAGGAGTCGATCGCTGTTCGCGAGAAATGGCGCGAGAAGCGATCGCTAGCAGCTCCCGAGACACTCAACTCCTTCGCGCCAGCGACCGTGGCAGCCCTGCGCAATACGATTGCGCCGCTCATGCAATGGCGAAACATACGGGGTCATGGCGACGCGAGTGCCTTTGACCTGTTGATGACGCGTATGCAGAGCGCGCTTCTACGCAATGCAAGCAGCATCGGCGACCTGAAGATCGAAATGCTCGACCGGCTCGGCTCACTCCAGATGCACCTGAACCCGGTTAGGGAAAAGGCCGAGATCATCAAGACTGTCAAATCGGATGACTTCTGGGAAGATCTGACGGTCGAGAAGCTTGAAGCGGTCCGCGTGCCGCTGCGCGAGATCATGCGCTACCGCGAGCGTTCAACTGGTACGCCGGTGCCACCAAAGATCATTGATGTGACCGAAGAGACCACTGGCGTACAAACCGGACGCCGAAAGGTCGCTCTTAATGCCGTCAATATGAAGGCTTACCGTCAGGTCGTCGAAGGCGAACTTCGCAAGCACTTCGATGAGAACCCGACGCTGAAGAAGATCCGCCGCGGAGAGCCGGTCTCTGATGCTGATATCGAGAAACTCGTGTCGCTAGTGCTCGTCCAGTCGCCAGGAGCCAATCGCGAAATCCTCGAAGAATTCTTCGCTGCGACGGCAGCACCGCTCGATTTCACAATCCGGTCGATCATCGGTCTCGACCCGGAAGCGGTCGAAGGAAAATTCGCCGAGTTTGCGCGCAAGCATCCCAGCTTGAAGGCCAAGCAAACGAAGTTCCTAGGCCTTCTGAAGAACCATATCTCTCGGTATGGATCGATCACCCGCGAGAAGCTCTACGAAGCCCCCTTCACGGTCGTCGATGTCGACGGACCAGACGGGGTTTTTGAAAACTCCCAAGACATCGATGAACTCATGGAGATCATCGATCAGTTCGCACCGCCCGGCACCTCCGACGGTAGCGAGCAGGCAAGGACGCAAGCATAA
- a CDS encoding type I restriction-modification system subunit M, with protein MITGELKREIDALWQEFWQGGITNPLTVIEQITFLMFARLLDINETRDENRMRRTQKPFNRRFDDNEQRLRWSQFRHLGADEMLPLVRDEVFPHFRKSSTSGTAFAEFMKDAQLMIQKPSLLVKAVNMIDKLPLTEGDTKGDLYEYLLSKLTTAGINGQFRTPRHIIRLMVEILDPKPTETVCDPSAGTGGFLVETMQYLLKENTSPEGIIEETDPETGAVEKIYTGDLLEDHRKHIREEMFHGFDFDATMLRIAAMNMMLHGVDDPDIHYQDTLSGSFSDRYPKSASNGFDVVLANPPFKGSLDFEDVDPGLLRKVKTKKTELLFLVLILRMLKTGGRSATIVPDGVLFGSSTAHVALRRQLLDENQLEAVISLPSGVFKPYAGVSTGILVFTKGGRTDNVFFYDVEADGFSLDDKRDPVEANDLPGCLEAWKNRDPLKDTDRTQKAFFVPAEDIREANYDLSLSRYKELIYEEETYDPPAEILKRMKDLNDEISEDLVELERLLG; from the coding sequence ATGATTACTGGTGAACTCAAGCGCGAAATTGACGCCCTTTGGCAGGAGTTCTGGCAGGGTGGGATTACCAATCCCTTGACGGTGATCGAACAGATCACCTTCCTGATGTTTGCACGCCTGCTCGACATCAATGAGACGCGTGATGAAAATCGCATGCGCCGGACACAAAAACCCTTCAATCGGCGCTTTGATGACAATGAGCAGAGGCTGCGTTGGTCACAGTTTCGGCACCTTGGCGCTGACGAGATGCTGCCGCTCGTTCGCGATGAAGTCTTCCCACACTTCCGCAAGTCCTCCACGAGCGGCACGGCCTTCGCCGAGTTCATGAAAGACGCGCAGTTAATGATCCAGAAGCCGAGCCTTCTGGTGAAAGCGGTCAACATGATCGACAAACTGCCGCTGACCGAAGGGGACACGAAAGGTGACCTCTACGAGTATCTGCTGAGCAAGCTCACCACGGCGGGCATAAACGGGCAGTTCCGCACTCCACGCCATATCATTCGACTGATGGTCGAGATCCTCGATCCGAAGCCAACCGAGACGGTGTGCGACCCCTCTGCCGGTACGGGTGGCTTCCTCGTCGAGACCATGCAGTATCTTTTGAAGGAAAACACCTCCCCTGAAGGGATCATTGAGGAGACGGATCCAGAAACTGGAGCGGTCGAGAAGATCTACACCGGCGATCTTCTCGAAGATCATCGCAAGCATATCCGCGAAGAGATGTTTCACGGCTTCGATTTCGACGCCACCATGCTGCGCATCGCGGCCATGAATATGATGCTGCACGGCGTGGATGACCCTGACATTCACTATCAGGATACTCTCAGCGGCAGCTTCAGCGACCGATATCCAAAATCGGCGAGCAATGGGTTCGATGTAGTACTCGCCAATCCGCCGTTTAAGGGAAGCCTTGATTTTGAGGACGTCGATCCCGGCCTTCTCCGGAAGGTGAAGACCAAGAAGACCGAACTCCTTTTCCTCGTGCTCATTCTGCGCATGCTGAAGACCGGCGGCCGGTCAGCGACGATTGTGCCCGATGGCGTGCTCTTTGGCTCGTCGACCGCGCACGTCGCGCTACGCCGGCAGCTGCTCGATGAGAACCAGCTCGAAGCGGTGATCTCCCTGCCAAGTGGGGTCTTCAAGCCATACGCTGGTGTCTCAACTGGCATCCTGGTATTCACCAAGGGCGGCCGGACCGACAATGTCTTCTTCTATGATGTGGAGGCCGACGGCTTCTCGCTAGACGACAAGCGCGATCCTGTTGAAGCGAATGATCTGCCAGGCTGTCTTGAAGCTTGGAAGAACCGTGATCCGCTCAAAGATACAGATCGGACCCAGAAGGCATTCTTCGTGCCGGCGGAGGACATTCGCGAGGCGAATTATGACCTATCGCTTAGCCGATACAAGGAACTCATCTATGAGGAGGAAACGTATGACCCTCCTGCAGAAATCCTCAAACGCATGAAGGACCTCAACGACGAGATCAGCGAAGATCTCGTTGAACTTGAGA